The following are encoded in a window of Streptomyces griseiscabiei genomic DNA:
- a CDS encoding DUF6230 family protein: MESQVRGGTRWKRFAVVMVPSVAATAAIGVALAQGALAASFSVSGQSFKVTADQLDGTGFSQYGALDEGYTLKGEKTVHPVAVSAFKSASITNMCQSVVTPGVPFLGSVSLKLTAGTGGKKVEAQNLYIDVEDLSADAVFRGIDIGVAAKDANKGPGMKGGSEQANPYGFAQQADSATLTDVKQTAWATTAGTFKLSNLKMSLHKGTVECY, translated from the coding sequence ATGGAGTCCCAGGTGCGTGGCGGGACCAGATGGAAGCGGTTCGCTGTGGTCATGGTGCCCAGCGTCGCCGCCACGGCAGCGATAGGTGTCGCCCTCGCGCAGGGTGCTCTCGCAGCGTCGTTCAGTGTGTCGGGCCAGTCGTTCAAGGTGACGGCTGACCAGCTCGACGGTACGGGCTTCTCGCAGTACGGCGCGCTCGACGAGGGGTACACCCTCAAGGGCGAGAAGACGGTTCACCCCGTCGCCGTCTCGGCGTTCAAGTCCGCGTCGATCACCAACATGTGCCAGTCGGTCGTGACCCCGGGCGTCCCGTTCCTCGGTAGCGTCAGCCTCAAGCTGACCGCCGGTACGGGTGGCAAGAAGGTCGAGGCCCAGAACCTCTACATCGACGTCGAGGACCTCTCGGCCGATGCCGTCTTCCGCGGCATCGACATCGGTGTGGCGGCCAAGGACGCCAACAAGGGTCCGGGCATGAAGGGTGGCTCGGAGCAGGCCAACCCCTACGGGTTCGCCCAGCAGGCCGACTCGGCCACGCTGACCGACGTGAAGCAGACGGCGTGGGCCACCACTGCCGGAACCTTCAAGCTGAGCAATCTGAAGATGTCGCTCCACAAGGGCACCGTGGAGTGCTACTAG